A genomic stretch from Nocardia wallacei includes:
- a CDS encoding ABC transporter permease, whose product MSTATYALADTATMLRRNIVHAKRYPAMTIMLVAMPLVLLLMFNYVFGGALEKSLAAGEKYIDYIAPGMILMVPALLVTSVSVSVATDMTKGIVNRFRTMSMSHSSILTGEILGTMIQGMLGVALMVGVALLLGFRPNADAIEWVLALGLLVLVLFAFNWLGAGFGLAAASPEGASNTPTPVVYLPMLGSGLVPTDTMPAGVRHFAEYQPFTPITETLRGLLMGTEIGNNGIIALGWCAAIAAVGYLWAKTTFRRKTA is encoded by the coding sequence ATGAGTACCGCCACCTACGCGCTGGCCGACACGGCCACCATGCTGCGCCGGAACATCGTGCACGCCAAGCGTTATCCGGCCATGACGATCATGCTGGTCGCCATGCCGCTGGTGCTGCTGCTGATGTTCAACTACGTATTCGGCGGCGCCTTGGAGAAATCGCTCGCCGCGGGCGAGAAGTACATCGACTACATCGCCCCGGGCATGATCCTGATGGTCCCCGCGCTGCTGGTCACCTCCGTCTCGGTGTCGGTGGCGACGGATATGACCAAGGGCATCGTCAACCGGTTCCGCACCATGTCGATGTCGCATTCGTCGATACTCACCGGCGAGATACTCGGCACGATGATCCAGGGGATGCTGGGTGTTGCCCTCATGGTGGGGGTGGCGCTGCTGCTCGGATTCCGCCCGAACGCCGACGCGATCGAATGGGTGCTCGCCCTCGGCCTGCTGGTCCTGGTGCTGTTCGCATTCAATTGGCTCGGAGCGGGTTTCGGCCTGGCGGCCGCGTCTCCGGAGGGCGCGAGCAACACGCCCACCCCGGTCGTCTACCTGCCGATGCTCGGCAGCGGCCTGGTTCCCACCGACACCATGCCCGCCGGCGTGCGCCACTTCGCCGAGTACCAGCCGTTCACCCCGATCACCGAGACCCTGCGCGGCCTGCTCATGGGCACCGAGATCGGCAACAACGGCATCATCGCCCTCGGCTGGTGCGCGGCCATCGCGGCGGTCGGATATCTCTGGGCGAAAACCACATTCCGCCGCAAGACCGCCTGA
- a CDS encoding HAD family hydrolase, translating to MRPFTVGFDLDMTLIDSRPGIRACYVALAERTGTYIDCDLVVTRLGPPLEDELAHWFPAAHVPAMANLYREMYPGHAVTGTLEMRGAREAIEAVHAAGGRAIVVTAKYQPNAELHLEHLDIPADAVIGDLWADGKARALRAEGASIYVGDHIGDVRGARAARAYSVAVTTGPCTAEELRAAGADTVLPDLTAFPDWLTQAEVG from the coding sequence ATGCGGCCGTTCACGGTCGGCTTCGACCTGGACATGACCCTGATCGATTCCCGCCCCGGCATCCGCGCCTGCTACGTGGCGCTGGCCGAACGCACCGGCACCTACATCGACTGCGATCTCGTCGTCACCCGCCTGGGACCACCGCTCGAGGACGAACTGGCGCACTGGTTTCCCGCCGCCCACGTCCCCGCGATGGCGAACCTCTACCGCGAGATGTATCCCGGCCACGCCGTCACCGGAACCCTCGAGATGCGGGGCGCGCGAGAGGCGATCGAGGCGGTGCACGCGGCCGGTGGCCGGGCGATCGTCGTCACCGCCAAGTATCAGCCCAATGCCGAACTGCACCTGGAACATCTCGACATCCCCGCCGACGCCGTCATCGGCGACCTGTGGGCCGACGGCAAAGCTCGCGCCCTCCGAGCGGAGGGCGCGAGCATCTACGTCGGTGACCACATCGGCGACGTCCGCGGCGCCCGCGCCGCCCGCGCCTACTCGGTCGCCGTGACCACCGGCCCGTGCACCGCCGAGGAGCTGCGCGCCGCGGGCGCCGACACCGTCCTGCCCGACCTGACCGCCTTCCCGGACTGGCTCACCCAGGCCGAGGTCGGCTGA
- a CDS encoding SdpI family protein, whose amino-acid sequence MSGVFVVALILFVLAAVAVVTGVLGLTGSLPRNRFFGVHTDEALRTEESFRIANRVAAPTSFGAGVLLAAGGVIALFAGPVVGIIGALLAALIAVFVLGAGVNAAAGAIAGLAPEVGGCGRACGACSLRDACQPAS is encoded by the coding sequence GTGAGCGGAGTGTTCGTGGTGGCGCTGATCCTGTTCGTGCTGGCGGCGGTGGCCGTTGTCACCGGGGTACTCGGGCTGACCGGCTCGCTGCCCCGTAATCGGTTCTTCGGCGTGCACACCGACGAGGCGTTGCGCACGGAGGAGTCCTTCCGCATCGCCAATCGAGTGGCCGCGCCGACCTCCTTCGGTGCCGGGGTGCTGCTGGCCGCCGGTGGTGTGATCGCCTTGTTCGCGGGGCCCGTGGTGGGGATCATCGGCGCGCTGCTGGCCGCGTTGATCGCCGTGTTCGTTCTCGGCGCGGGTGTGAACGCCGCCGCCGGGGCGATCGCCGGGCTCGCGCCCGAGGTGGGCGGCTGCGGCCGGGCCTGTGGCGCCTGCTCGCTGCGGGACGCCTGCCAGCCAGCGAGTTGA
- the leuS gene encoding leucine--tRNA ligase produces MQDTRATDQAGATATGDSDVPAHRYNADLAGRIERKWQQVWDERGTFFAPNPVGPLSGETPADKLFIQDMFPYPSGAGLHVGHPLGYIATDVFARYHRMRGRNVLHALGYDAFGLPAEQYAVQTGAHPRVTTEANIKNMRRQLDRLGLGHDRRRSFATTDPEFYKWTQWIFLRIYNAWYDTGANKARPIAELAAEFDSGAREIGDGRVWSELSEAERGAVLDSYRLVYQSDSVVNWCPGLGTVLANEEVTAEGRSERGNFPVFRKRLRQWMMRITAYSDRLVDDLDLLDWPDNVKAMQRNWIGRSRGAQVTFTANDHAIEVFTTRPDTLFGATYVVLAPEHELVDRLVAAQWPEDVDPRWTFHAATPAQAVADYRDSIAAKSDLERQENKQKTGVFLGAYATNPVDGRQVPVFIADYVLSGYGTGAIMAVPGHDQRDWEFATAFGLPIVEVVAGGDISTAAYPGEGTLVNSGYLNGLSIEAAKAKVIEHLEADGRGRGTVQYKLRDWLFARQRYWGEPFPIVYDEDGRAHALPDSMLPVELPEVPDFAPVTFDPDDADSEPSPPLAKATDWVHVELDLGDGPKTYRRDTNVMPQWAGSSWYQLRYTDPTNTEALAAPENERYWLGPRPAEHGPNDPGGVDLYVGGVEHAVLHLLYARFWQKVLFDLGDVSGPEPYRRLFNQGYIQAYAYTDKRGAYVPAAEVEERLGKFFWTDGDGAEHEVFQEYGKIGKSLKNAVSPDEMYDLYGADTFRFYEMSMGPLDTSRPWATKDVVGAHRFLQRVWRLVVDEESGAVRVTEDEPSDGTLRLLHKTIDGVDGDYAALRDNTAGAKLIELTNHLTKEYPQGPPRSVVEPLVQMLAPMSPHIAEELWERLGHRTALAHGPFPAADPALLVEDSVEYPIQVNGKVRSRVSVPADADTATVETLALADEKLLEFLNGKQPRKVIVVPGRLVNVVA; encoded by the coding sequence GTGCAGGACACTCGTGCAACCGACCAAGCCGGTGCGACCGCGACCGGTGACAGCGACGTGCCCGCACACCGCTACAACGCCGACCTGGCCGGACGCATCGAGCGCAAATGGCAGCAGGTCTGGGACGAGCGCGGCACCTTCTTCGCGCCGAACCCGGTGGGTCCGCTGAGCGGCGAGACCCCGGCCGACAAGCTGTTCATTCAGGACATGTTCCCGTACCCGTCGGGCGCGGGGCTGCACGTCGGGCACCCCCTGGGTTATATCGCCACCGACGTGTTCGCCCGGTACCACCGCATGCGCGGCCGCAACGTGCTGCACGCGCTGGGCTACGACGCCTTCGGCCTGCCCGCCGAGCAGTACGCCGTGCAGACCGGGGCCCACCCGCGCGTCACCACCGAGGCCAACATCAAGAACATGCGGCGCCAGCTGGACCGGCTGGGCCTGGGCCACGACCGCCGCCGCTCGTTCGCTACCACCGATCCCGAGTTCTACAAGTGGACGCAGTGGATCTTCCTGCGCATCTACAACGCCTGGTACGACACCGGCGCGAACAAGGCCCGCCCGATCGCCGAGCTGGCCGCCGAATTCGATTCGGGTGCAAGGGAAATCGGTGACGGCCGGGTCTGGTCGGAGCTGTCCGAGGCCGAGCGCGGTGCGGTGCTGGACTCCTATCGCCTGGTGTACCAGTCCGATTCGGTGGTCAACTGGTGCCCGGGGCTGGGCACGGTGCTGGCCAACGAGGAGGTCACCGCCGAGGGGCGTAGCGAGCGCGGCAACTTCCCGGTCTTCCGCAAGCGCCTGCGGCAGTGGATGATGCGCATCACCGCCTACTCCGACCGCCTGGTCGACGACCTGGACCTGCTGGACTGGCCCGACAACGTGAAGGCCATGCAGCGCAACTGGATCGGCCGCTCGCGCGGCGCGCAGGTCACCTTCACCGCGAACGACCACGCCATCGAGGTCTTCACCACCCGCCCCGACACCCTGTTCGGCGCCACGTATGTCGTGCTCGCCCCGGAGCACGAGCTGGTGGACCGGCTGGTCGCCGCCCAGTGGCCCGAGGATGTCGACCCGCGCTGGACCTTCCACGCGGCCACGCCCGCGCAAGCCGTTGCCGACTACCGCGATTCGATCGCCGCCAAGTCGGATCTGGAGCGCCAGGAGAACAAGCAGAAGACCGGCGTCTTCCTGGGCGCGTACGCCACCAACCCGGTCGACGGCCGCCAGGTCCCGGTCTTCATCGCCGATTACGTGTTGAGCGGCTACGGCACCGGAGCCATCATGGCCGTGCCGGGCCACGATCAGCGGGACTGGGAGTTCGCCACGGCGTTCGGGCTGCCGATCGTGGAAGTCGTCGCGGGCGGCGACATCTCGACCGCCGCGTACCCGGGCGAGGGCACCCTGGTGAACTCCGGCTATCTGAACGGGCTGTCGATCGAGGCCGCCAAGGCGAAGGTGATCGAGCACCTGGAAGCCGACGGTCGCGGCCGGGGCACCGTCCAGTACAAGCTGCGCGACTGGCTGTTCGCGCGGCAGCGGTACTGGGGTGAGCCGTTCCCGATCGTCTACGACGAGGACGGCCGGGCGCACGCGCTGCCGGATTCGATGCTGCCGGTGGAGCTGCCCGAGGTACCGGACTTCGCCCCGGTCACCTTCGACCCGGACGACGCCGACTCCGAACCGTCCCCGCCACTGGCCAAGGCCACCGACTGGGTCCATGTCGAACTGGATCTGGGCGACGGCCCCAAGACCTACCGCCGCGACACCAATGTGATGCCGCAGTGGGCGGGCAGTTCCTGGTACCAGCTGCGCTACACCGATCCGACCAACACCGAGGCGCTGGCCGCGCCGGAGAACGAGCGGTACTGGCTGGGCCCGCGCCCGGCCGAGCACGGCCCGAACGATCCGGGTGGCGTCGACCTGTACGTCGGCGGCGTCGAGCACGCGGTGCTGCACCTGCTGTACGCGCGGTTCTGGCAGAAGGTGCTGTTCGACCTCGGTGATGTGTCCGGCCCGGAGCCGTACCGCCGCCTGTTCAACCAGGGCTATATTCAGGCGTACGCCTACACCGACAAGCGCGGCGCCTATGTGCCCGCCGCCGAGGTCGAGGAGCGGCTGGGCAAGTTCTTCTGGACCGACGGCGACGGCGCCGAGCACGAGGTGTTCCAGGAGTACGGCAAGATCGGCAAGTCGCTGAAGAACGCCGTGTCCCCGGACGAGATGTACGACCTGTACGGCGCGGACACCTTCCGCTTCTACGAGATGTCGATGGGCCCGCTGGACACCTCGCGCCCCTGGGCGACGAAGGATGTCGTGGGAGCGCACCGGTTCCTGCAGCGCGTGTGGCGGCTGGTGGTCGACGAGGAGTCCGGCGCGGTGCGGGTCACCGAGGACGAGCCGTCGGACGGCACGCTGCGCCTGCTGCACAAGACGATCGACGGCGTCGACGGCGACTACGCCGCGCTGCGGGACAATACCGCCGGGGCCAAGCTGATCGAGCTGACCAACCACCTGACCAAGGAGTATCCGCAGGGCCCGCCGCGGTCGGTGGTGGAGCCGCTGGTGCAGATGCTGGCGCCGATGTCGCCGCACATCGCCGAGGAGCTGTGGGAACGCCTGGGGCACCGCACCGCGCTGGCGCACGGCCCGTTCCCGGCCGCGGATCCGGCACTGCTGGTGGAGGATTCGGTCGAGTACCCGATCCAGGTCAACGGCAAGGTCCGCAGCCGCGTCAGCGTCCCGGCCGACGCCGACACCGCGACCGTGGAGACGCTGGCGCTGGCGGACGAGAAGCTGCTGGAGTTCCTGAACGGCAAGCAGCCGCGCAAGGTGATCGTGGTGCCGGGGCGGTTGGTGAACGTGGTCGCCTAG
- a CDS encoding SDR family oxidoreductase has translation MAESSSAQTRPTALITGASRGLGAAIATELAPTHDLLLGARTAASLTAVLAELPGAAGWPVDLTDYAAVERATALIERLEVLVHNAGIAELGTFAESSVEQWRNTLEANVIAVSELTRMLLPALRAAKGHVVLINSGAGLRANAGWGIYAASKFALRAFGDALRLEEPDLRVTSIHPGRIDTDMQRAIVAGEGRAYDPNEFLTPATVARAVRDAVHTPRDAHPTEIVLRPIAR, from the coding sequence ATGGCCGAATCCAGCTCCGCGCAAACCAGACCGACAGCGCTGATCACCGGGGCGAGCCGCGGGCTCGGCGCCGCCATCGCCACGGAGCTGGCGCCCACCCACGACCTGCTGCTCGGCGCCCGCACCGCGGCGTCGCTGACCGCCGTCCTGGCCGAATTGCCCGGCGCCGCCGGATGGCCGGTGGACCTGACCGACTACGCGGCCGTCGAGCGCGCGACCGCGCTGATCGAGCGGCTCGAGGTACTCGTGCACAACGCCGGTATCGCCGAATTGGGCACCTTCGCCGAGTCTTCCGTCGAGCAGTGGCGAAACACACTGGAGGCCAACGTAATCGCCGTCTCCGAGCTGACCCGGATGCTACTCCCGGCCCTGCGCGCGGCGAAAGGCCATGTGGTACTGATCAATTCGGGCGCGGGCCTACGGGCGAACGCGGGCTGGGGCATCTACGCGGCCAGCAAGTTCGCCCTGCGCGCCTTCGGTGACGCCCTCCGCCTCGAGGAACCCGACCTGCGCGTCACCTCGATCCACCCCGGCCGCATCGACACCGACATGCAGCGCGCCATCGTCGCGGGCGAGGGCCGCGCCTACGACCCGAACGAATTCCTCACCCCCGCGACAGTGGCGCGAGCAGTGCGCGACGCGGTACACACACCACGCGACGCCCACCCCACCGAAATAGTCCTGCGCCCGATCGCCCGCTGA
- the ggh gene encoding glucosylglycerate hydrolase gives MNGPGFTPTQLAARAAYLLRGNDLGTMTSAAPKLYPHMWSWDAAFVAVGLAPLSVERAVVELDTLLSAQWKNGMIPHIVFANGVDGYFPGPARWECRRLAANAPDGPDTSGITQPPVHAIAVQRILDHSRRHGRTTRAVAEEFLNRRWVDLMRWHRWLAHARDTKQNGRLTLYHGWESGMDNSPRWDRAYQNVVPGDLTPYERADITLVDASQRPSDREYDRYMWLVEQMRRCGYDDYQLAATMSFAVEDVFVTAIFALACEVLANIGEDYRLPHADVRELYEWSDYFRAGVVATTDSRTGAARDFDVRLGRWITTETLAMFAPLLCGGLPRDAERSLLRLFEGPRFCGHPDLRYALPPSTSPVAKDFRAREYWRGPVWPVMSWLFSWVFARRGWAERSFMLRAEGLRQASDGSFAEYYDPFTGEPLGSMQQSWTAASVLDWLG, from the coding sequence ATGAACGGGCCCGGTTTCACCCCGACACAACTGGCGGCCCGTGCCGCATACCTGCTGCGTGGCAACGACTTGGGCACGATGACCAGCGCCGCACCGAAGCTGTATCCGCACATGTGGAGCTGGGACGCGGCGTTCGTCGCGGTCGGCCTGGCCCCGCTGAGTGTGGAACGCGCGGTGGTCGAACTCGACACGCTGCTGTCGGCGCAGTGGAAGAACGGGATGATCCCGCACATCGTGTTCGCCAACGGTGTGGACGGCTACTTTCCCGGCCCGGCCCGCTGGGAGTGCCGCCGCCTGGCCGCCAACGCGCCGGACGGCCCGGACACCTCCGGCATCACGCAGCCGCCGGTGCACGCGATCGCCGTGCAGCGCATCCTCGACCACTCCCGCCGGCACGGCCGCACCACCCGGGCGGTCGCCGAGGAATTCCTGAACCGGCGCTGGGTGGATCTGATGCGCTGGCATCGCTGGCTGGCGCACGCGCGCGACACCAAGCAGAACGGCCGCCTCACCCTGTACCACGGCTGGGAATCGGGGATGGACAATTCGCCGCGCTGGGACCGCGCCTACCAGAACGTGGTGCCCGGCGACCTGACACCCTACGAGCGCGCCGACATCACCCTGGTCGACGCCTCCCAGCGGCCCAGCGATCGCGAGTACGACCGCTACATGTGGCTGGTCGAGCAGATGCGCCGGTGTGGGTACGACGATTACCAACTGGCCGCCACGATGAGTTTCGCGGTGGAGGACGTGTTCGTCACCGCGATCTTCGCGCTCGCCTGTGAGGTCCTGGCCAATATCGGCGAGGACTACCGCCTGCCCCACGCCGATGTGCGCGAGCTGTACGAATGGTCGGACTACTTCCGCGCCGGCGTCGTCGCCACCACCGATTCGCGCACGGGCGCGGCCCGCGATTTCGATGTGCGCCTGGGCCGCTGGATCACCACCGAGACCCTCGCCATGTTCGCGCCACTGCTGTGCGGCGGCCTGCCCCGCGACGCCGAGCGCAGCCTGCTGCGGTTGTTCGAGGGCCCGCGCTTCTGCGGCCATCCGGACCTGCGCTACGCGCTGCCGCCGTCGACCTCGCCCGTGGCCAAGGACTTTCGCGCGCGCGAATACTGGCGCGGTCCGGTGTGGCCGGTGATGAGCTGGCTGTTCTCCTGGGTGTTCGCCCGCCGCGGCTGGGCGGAACGGTCGTTCATGCTGCGGGCGGAGGGCCTGCGCCAGGCCAGCGACGGCAGTTTCGCCGAGTACTACGATCCCTTCACCGGCGAGCCGCTGGGCAGCATGCAGCAGTCCTGGACGGCGGCTTCGGTACTCGACTGGCTCGGCTGA
- a CDS encoding glycoside hydrolase family 25 protein: MYRRTVARPRVRRTLLALPALAAVGILSATTVSAEPTGPDVSSWQHIDGRMINWFEVKAAGNHFAMVKATEGLNYVNPYFVPDSVLMRAAGVARGTYHYAHPELPPEPQAALYATVVLGQNGPLDLPPVLDLENSGGLPPAALIDWTHRYLNTVRALTGRVPIIYTYPAFWRTAMADTGEFTGYPLWIADYRGNEQPEVPGGWPAWTFWQTTDSGQIPGIAGRTDLNIYSGAQGDFARFANMPATGSG, translated from the coding sequence ATGTATCGACGCACCGTGGCTCGCCCGAGAGTTCGTCGCACGCTTCTGGCCCTGCCCGCGCTGGCGGCAGTCGGCATCCTTTCAGCAACTACCGTGTCCGCCGAGCCGACCGGCCCGGACGTGTCGTCCTGGCAGCACATCGACGGCCGGATGATCAACTGGTTCGAGGTTAAGGCCGCGGGCAATCACTTCGCGATGGTGAAGGCCACCGAGGGGCTGAACTACGTCAATCCGTACTTCGTGCCCGACAGCGTGCTGATGCGCGCGGCGGGTGTCGCCCGGGGCACCTACCACTACGCGCATCCGGAACTGCCGCCGGAACCGCAGGCCGCGCTGTACGCGACGGTCGTGCTGGGCCAGAACGGCCCGCTGGACCTGCCGCCGGTGCTGGACCTGGAGAACTCCGGCGGCCTGCCACCGGCCGCGCTGATCGATTGGACCCACCGCTATCTGAACACGGTGCGGGCCCTCACCGGCCGGGTGCCGATCATCTACACCTATCCGGCGTTCTGGCGCACGGCGATGGCCGACACCGGCGAGTTCACCGGCTACCCCCTGTGGATCGCCGACTACCGCGGTAACGAGCAGCCCGAGGTGCCCGGCGGCTGGCCCGCCTGGACCTTCTGGCAGACCACCGATTCCGGGCAGATCCCGGGCATCGCGGGCCGCACCGATCTCAACATCTACAGCGGCGCGCAGGGCGATTTCGCCCGCTTCGCCAACATGCCCGCCACGGGGAGCGGGTAG
- a CDS encoding PhoX family protein encodes MNLKPLSLFVTHDGRSSRSSTTCAYKCGNACFHEAPNTSAGEYFGDIVASISRRRLLRGSAAVVLAAGAGTALAACGDDEPQPTGSSRPGTGTAFPAVAPNTQDAVVIPDGYRQAVVIRWGDPVLPDAPAFDFGRQTAAAQAKQFGYNNDFAGLLPIEGQPDSYLLVVNHEYTTEPHMFTGYVPDAPTREQFEVCLAAHGLSVVEVKGESGSGRLTPVLGRYNRRVTGTTEFTLTGPAAGSALLRTSTDPTGTTVRGTLNNCSGGITPWGTVLSGEENFNQYFAGVLADPVAQERGKRYGLGHPGAGQGELPRHWERFDKRFDVAQEPNEPNRFGYIVELDPWDPTAPPIKHTALGRFKHESANIYVTPDGTVVAYSGDDERFEYMYKFVSAKKIQQGNTAATRKHNMTILDEGTLYVAKLTGDHPDQVDGSGKPPSDKGFTGTGQWIPILQTAADGKGTSLVEGMSAEEVAVFTRVAGDKVGATKMDRPEDFEPNPKTGKVYVALTNNSNRGTAGKAAADEANPRNQNKNGQVLEITDDHGGTAFTWSLLLVCGDPQAADTYFAGFDKTKVSPISCPDNLAFDPYGNLWIATDGNALKSNDGLFSVVLEGERRGETKQFLTVPKGAETCGPVVTDKRVMVCVQHPGEVDGASADQPASHWPDGGTAQPRPAVVAVWKDGGNIGV; translated from the coding sequence GTGAATCTCAAGCCTTTGTCTCTGTTCGTGACGCACGACGGCCGCTCGTCGCGCTCCTCGACCACCTGCGCCTACAAGTGTGGAAACGCCTGTTTCCACGAGGCGCCCAACACCTCGGCCGGTGAATACTTCGGCGATATCGTCGCGTCCATCTCGCGGCGGCGGCTGCTGCGGGGCAGCGCGGCGGTCGTGCTGGCGGCGGGGGCGGGTACGGCCCTCGCGGCCTGCGGGGACGACGAGCCCCAGCCGACCGGCAGCAGCCGTCCGGGCACGGGTACGGCGTTCCCAGCCGTCGCGCCCAATACCCAGGACGCGGTGGTGATCCCCGATGGCTATCGACAGGCGGTGGTCATCCGCTGGGGCGATCCCGTACTTCCGGACGCGCCCGCCTTCGACTTCGGCAGACAGACCGCGGCCGCGCAGGCCAAGCAGTTCGGCTACAACAACGACTTCGCCGGACTGCTGCCCATCGAGGGACAGCCGGACTCCTACCTGCTGGTGGTGAACCACGAATACACCACCGAACCGCACATGTTCACCGGTTACGTCCCGGACGCGCCGACCCGCGAGCAGTTCGAGGTCTGCCTTGCGGCGCATGGTCTTTCGGTCGTCGAGGTCAAGGGCGAATCCGGGTCGGGCAGACTGACCCCGGTGCTCGGCCGCTACAACCGGCGCGTCACCGGCACCACCGAATTCACCCTGACCGGTCCGGCGGCGGGCAGCGCGCTGCTGCGGACCTCGACCGACCCGACCGGCACCACAGTGCGCGGGACACTGAACAACTGCTCGGGCGGGATCACCCCGTGGGGCACGGTGCTGTCCGGCGAGGAGAACTTCAACCAGTACTTCGCCGGGGTGCTGGCCGATCCGGTCGCGCAGGAGCGCGGAAAGCGCTACGGCCTCGGCCACCCGGGCGCGGGTCAGGGCGAACTGCCGCGGCACTGGGAGCGTTTCGACAAGCGCTTCGACGTGGCGCAGGAACCCAACGAGCCGAACCGTTTCGGCTACATCGTCGAACTCGATCCGTGGGATCCCACCGCCCCGCCGATCAAGCACACCGCGCTGGGCAGGTTCAAACACGAGTCCGCCAACATCTACGTCACGCCGGACGGCACCGTGGTGGCGTACTCCGGCGACGACGAGCGTTTCGAGTACATGTACAAGTTCGTCTCCGCCAAGAAGATTCAGCAGGGCAACACCGCGGCGACCCGCAAGCACAACATGACGATCCTCGACGAGGGCACCCTGTATGTCGCGAAGCTGACCGGCGATCACCCGGATCAGGTCGACGGCAGCGGAAAACCGCCCTCGGACAAGGGATTCACCGGTACCGGGCAGTGGATCCCGATCCTGCAGACCGCCGCCGACGGCAAGGGCACGTCGCTGGTCGAGGGCATGTCCGCCGAGGAGGTCGCGGTGTTCACCCGGGTGGCCGGCGACAAGGTGGGCGCGACCAAGATGGACCGCCCCGAGGACTTCGAGCCGAACCCGAAGACCGGGAAGGTGTACGTGGCCCTCACCAACAACAGCAACCGCGGCACCGCGGGCAAGGCCGCCGCCGACGAGGCCAATCCGCGTAACCAGAACAAGAACGGTCAGGTCCTCGAGATCACCGACGACCACGGGGGCACGGCGTTCACCTGGTCGCTGCTGCTGGTCTGCGGCGACCCCCAGGCCGCCGACACCTACTTCGCCGGTTTCGACAAGACCAAGGTCAGCCCGATCTCCTGCCCGGACAACCTGGCCTTCGACCCCTACGGCAACCTGTGGATCGCCACCGACGGCAACGCGCTGAAATCCAACGATGGCCTGTTCTCGGTCGTGCTCGAGGGTGAGCGGCGCGGCGAGACCAAACAGTTCCTCACCGTGCCCAAGGGGGCGGAGACCTGCGGACCGGTGGTGACCGACAAGCGGGTCATGGTCTGCGTGCAGCATCCGGGCGAGGTCGACGGCGCCTCGGCGGACCAGCCCGCCTCGCACTGGCCCGACGGCGGGACCGCGCAGCCGCGCCCGGCGGTCGTCGCGGTGTGGAAGGACGGCGGCAACATCGGCGTGTAG
- a CDS encoding amino acid ABC transporter ATP-binding protein, translating into MSSSSLTGTGLRLTLGGNEVLRGVDIHVDAGKTTTVIGPSGSGKSSLLRVLNRLHEPDAGDVLIDGVSVLGEDPDKLRQRIGMVFQHFNLFPHMTVADNVALGPRKLRGLSKDAARAVALEQLETVGLAARADARPGNLSGGQQQRVAIARALAMKPELMLFDEATSALDPELVKGVLALMADLASGGMTMIVVTHEMGFARSVSDSVVFMDRGAVVESGAPDRLFDDAATPRLRQFLSQVL; encoded by the coding sequence ATGAGCAGTTCCTCCCTGACCGGTACCGGACTGCGTCTCACCCTGGGCGGCAACGAAGTCCTGCGCGGCGTCGACATCCACGTCGACGCCGGAAAGACCACGACCGTGATCGGCCCGTCCGGGTCGGGCAAATCCTCGCTGCTGCGCGTGCTGAACCGCCTGCACGAACCGGACGCCGGTGATGTGCTGATCGACGGCGTCTCGGTGCTCGGCGAGGACCCGGACAAGCTGCGTCAGCGCATCGGCATGGTGTTCCAGCACTTCAACCTGTTCCCGCACATGACCGTCGCGGACAATGTGGCGCTGGGCCCGCGCAAGCTGCGCGGGCTGTCCAAGGACGCGGCCCGCGCGGTCGCGCTCGAACAGCTCGAGACCGTCGGCCTGGCCGCCCGCGCCGATGCGCGCCCCGGCAACCTGTCCGGCGGCCAGCAGCAGCGCGTCGCCATCGCGCGCGCACTGGCGATGAAACCGGAGCTGATGCTGTTCGACGAGGCGACCTCGGCGCTGGATCCCGAGCTGGTCAAGGGCGTGCTGGCGCTGATGGCCGACCTGGCGTCGGGCGGCATGACCATGATCGTGGTGACCCACGAGATGGGTTTCGCCCGGTCGGTTTCCGATAGCGTGGTGTTCATGGACCGGGGCGCCGTCGTCGAATCCGGCGCGCCGGATCGGCTTTTCGACGACGCGGCGACCCCGCGATTGCGGCAGTTCCTCTCTCAGGTGCTCTGA